One genomic region from Nostoc sphaeroides encodes:
- a CDS encoding NAD(P)H-quinone oxidoreductase subunit N codes for MALITTGNGLIRDLEKFGALGVYVPLEGGYEGRYQRRLRAAGYTTLHITAKGLGDIAAYLTRIHGVRPPHLGKKSTGSGAAVGHVYYLPPIISSHLEQLPPKSKGLVLWIIEGHILSNEELEYLTNLPQLEPRVRVVIERGGDRAFRWTSLEKTLLAS; via the coding sequence ATGGCACTAATTACCACTGGCAATGGTTTAATCCGCGATTTGGAAAAATTTGGCGCTCTTGGGGTGTATGTACCTCTGGAAGGGGGTTATGAAGGTCGATATCAGCGCCGACTACGCGCAGCTGGCTATACTACCCTCCACATTACCGCCAAGGGACTAGGTGATATAGCTGCGTATCTCACAAGAATTCATGGAGTCAGACCTCCTCATCTTGGTAAAAAAAGCACTGGTAGTGGTGCAGCAGTAGGTCATGTATACTATTTGCCACCAATTATCAGTTCTCATCTAGAACAGCTACCACCAAAGTCTAAGGGGCTGGTGTTGTGGATTATTGAAGGGCATATTCTTTCTAATGAGGAACTTGAGTATTTAACGAATTTGCCTCAGCTTGAACCACGAGTAAGAGTAGTCATTGAGAGAGGTGGCGATCGCGCCTTCCGTTGGACTTCTCTAGAAAAAACTCTGTTAGCTAGTTAG
- the rplE gene encoding 50S ribosomal protein L5 translates to MATTRLKSLYQETIVPKLINQFQYTNVHQVPKLVKVTINRGLGEAAQNAKSLEASINEIALVTGQKPVVTRAKKAIAGFKIRQGMPVGIMVTLRAERMYAFFDRLVSLSLPRIRDFRGVSPKSFDGRGNYTLGVREQLIFPEVEYDSIDQVRGMDISIITTAKNDEEGRALLKELGMPFRDQ, encoded by the coding sequence ATGGCGACAACAAGACTCAAAAGCTTATATCAAGAGACAATCGTCCCCAAACTGATCAATCAGTTTCAATATACCAACGTTCATCAAGTACCGAAGTTGGTAAAGGTTACTATTAACCGAGGTTTGGGTGAAGCAGCTCAAAATGCGAAGTCGCTGGAAGCATCCATCAATGAAATTGCCCTGGTAACAGGTCAAAAACCAGTGGTGACGCGGGCGAAAAAGGCGATCGCTGGCTTTAAAATTCGTCAAGGGATGCCTGTGGGGATCATGGTTACCCTCAGAGCCGAACGGATGTATGCCTTTTTCGACCGATTGGTTAGCCTATCACTGCCCAGAATTCGAGATTTTCGTGGCGTTAGCCCTAAAAGCTTTGACGGACGTGGTAACTACACTCTGGGTGTCAGAGAACAGCTAATTTTTCCAGAAGTCGAATACGACAGCATCGATCAAGTGCGTGGGATGGATATTTCCATCATCACCACAGCAAAAAACGACGAAGAGGGACGCGCCTTACTTAAAGAATTAGGAATGCCCTTTCGCGATCAATAA
- a CDS encoding 50S ribosomal protein L23 yields MPSFDPRDLADLVRRPIVTEKATILMEQNKYTFEVIPKASKPEIKAAIEDLFQVKVVKVNTNLPPRKKRRVGKFIGYKPQYKRAIVTVAPGDEDKIRQVLFPEV; encoded by the coding sequence GTGCCTAGCTTTGACCCCCGCGATCTTGCCGACTTAGTACGTCGCCCAATAGTCACCGAGAAGGCGACTATCTTGATGGAGCAAAATAAGTACACCTTTGAAGTAATTCCAAAGGCATCCAAGCCAGAAATCAAGGCTGCGATCGAAGACTTATTTCAGGTCAAGGTTGTAAAAGTCAACACTAACTTACCACCACGTAAAAAGCGGCGCGTTGGTAAATTTATCGGTTACAAGCCCCAATATAAGCGAGCCATTGTTACAGTCGCACCTGGGGATGAAGACAAGATTAGACAAGTTCTATTCCCAGAAGTCTAG
- the rplN gene encoding 50S ribosomal protein L14, with protein MIQPQTYLNVADNSGARKLMCIRVLGGGNRRYGFIGDKIIAVVKDATPNMAVKKSDVVEAVIVRTRKAVSRDSGMSIRFDDNAAVIINKDGNPRGTRVFGPVARELRDKNFTKIVSLAPEVL; from the coding sequence GTGATTCAACCCCAGACTTACCTGAATGTCGCAGATAATAGCGGTGCCCGCAAACTAATGTGCATCCGCGTTTTAGGCGGAGGCAACCGCCGTTATGGTTTTATCGGTGATAAAATTATCGCCGTTGTCAAAGATGCTACACCCAACATGGCTGTAAAAAAGTCTGATGTTGTGGAGGCAGTAATTGTCCGCACTCGTAAAGCTGTATCTCGTGACAGTGGCATGAGTATTCGCTTTGATGATAACGCTGCTGTAATCATCAACAAAGACGGTAATCCCAGAGGTACAAGGGTTTTTGGCCCAGTAGCCCGGGAACTGCGCGATAAAAACTTTACCAAAATCGTTTCTCTGGCTCCGGAGGTGCTTTAA
- the rplB gene encoding 50S ribosomal protein L2 yields MGTRSYRPYTPSTRQVTVSDFAEITKTEPEKSLTTSKHRAKGRNNTGRITSRRRGGGHKQLYRIIDFKRDKHNIPAKVAAIEYDPNRNARIALLYYQDGEKRYILHPNGLKVGTIIISGPESPFEDGNALPLSRIPLGTSVHNVEMTPGKGGQIVRAAGASAQVVAKEGDYVTLKLPSGEVRLIRRDCYATIGQVGNTDARNLSAGKAGRNRWKGRRPKVRGSVMNPVDHPHGGGEGRAPIGRSGPVTPWGKPTLGAKTRNRKKLSSKFIVRRRRKSSKRGRGGRES; encoded by the coding sequence ATGGGTACTCGTTCTTATCGCCCTTATACCCCCAGCACTCGCCAAGTTACAGTTTCTGACTTTGCGGAAATCACAAAAACTGAGCCAGAAAAATCCCTAACGACCTCAAAGCATCGTGCCAAAGGTCGGAATAATACAGGGCGGATTACCAGTCGTCGTCGGGGTGGCGGACACAAACAACTTTACCGGATCATCGATTTTAAAAGGGATAAACATAATATTCCTGCCAAAGTTGCAGCAATTGAATACGATCCTAACCGCAATGCCCGAATTGCCCTTTTGTATTACCAAGATGGCGAAAAACGGTACATCCTTCATCCCAACGGATTAAAAGTTGGAACAATAATTATTTCTGGCCCCGAATCTCCCTTTGAAGATGGTAATGCTTTACCTCTATCGAGGATTCCCTTGGGTACTAGTGTTCACAACGTAGAAATGACTCCTGGCAAAGGTGGTCAAATCGTGCGTGCTGCTGGTGCTAGCGCTCAAGTGGTGGCAAAAGAAGGTGATTATGTAACTCTCAAGTTGCCTTCGGGAGAAGTCCGCTTAATTCGGCGTGATTGCTACGCCACCATTGGGCAAGTGGGCAACACCGATGCGAGAAACCTGAGTGCAGGTAAAGCAGGACGCAATCGCTGGAAAGGTCGCCGTCCGAAGGTTAGAGGTAGCGTCATGAACCCAGTGGATCACCCACATGGTGGTGGTGAGGGTAGGGCTCCTATCGGTAGATCAGGACCTGTTACACCTTGGGGTAAACCCACATTGGGCGCGAAGACACGCAATCGCAAGAAACTTAGCAGCAAATTCATTGTGCGTCGTCGCCGTAAGTCTTCTAAACGCGGTCGCGGTGGCCGTGAGTCTTAA
- a CDS encoding DUF3172 domain-containing protein, with protein sequence MRRKPTGKSATTSKPSIFQSPMFNLFTIAIMGGVLILGIGIGIAFSSTATLAPSNVASREFIDLKAPNPEICVQYGASAMVMDARLFVTLNPFNVYVAQPSMRPGCVIRQNNWALLEQRKLVTSDQVRDCKNRLNTFGFTGNLDSDKPDIRCIYQNEAAQNFFTAQPGAVGTPQETDRF encoded by the coding sequence ATGAGACGTAAACCCACTGGTAAATCGGCTACTACCTCTAAACCCTCTATTTTCCAATCCCCAATGTTTAACCTCTTCACCATCGCAATTATGGGAGGAGTGTTGATTTTGGGAATTGGTATTGGCATTGCTTTTAGTTCTACAGCCACGTTGGCGCCATCAAATGTGGCTTCTCGTGAATTCATTGATTTGAAAGCACCTAACCCTGAAATTTGCGTGCAGTACGGAGCCAGCGCGATGGTGATGGACGCTAGACTGTTCGTCACTCTCAACCCCTTCAATGTCTATGTTGCCCAGCCGAGTATGCGTCCTGGATGTGTGATCCGACAAAATAACTGGGCGCTTTTAGAGCAACGTAAGCTGGTGACATCTGATCAGGTAAGAGATTGTAAAAACCGCCTGAATACCTTTGGCTTTACAGGTAACTTGGACAGTGACAAACCTGATATTAGGTGTATATATCAGAATGAAGCTGCTCAAAACTTCTTTACGGCTCAACCAGGAGCAGTTGGAACACCTCAAGAAACTGACAGATTTTAG
- the rplP gene encoding 50S ribosomal protein L16 has product MLSPRRTKFRKQQRGRMEGLASRGSTLNFGDFALQAQEPAWITSRQIEASRRAMTRYIRRGGQIWIRIFPDKPVTMRPAETRMGSGKGNPEFWVAVVKPGRILFEIGGVSEEIAREAMRLASFKLPIKTKFIVRSQPQEQE; this is encoded by the coding sequence ATGTTAAGCCCTAGAAGAACTAAATTCCGCAAACAACAGCGCGGACGGATGGAGGGACTAGCCAGCCGTGGTAGCACCCTCAACTTCGGTGATTTCGCACTCCAAGCGCAAGAACCTGCTTGGATTACCTCACGGCAAATCGAGGCTTCCCGGCGGGCAATGACTCGTTATATTCGTCGGGGTGGACAAATCTGGATTCGGATTTTCCCTGATAAACCTGTAACCATGCGTCCTGCTGAAACCCGGATGGGTTCCGGTAAAGGTAATCCAGAGTTTTGGGTAGCTGTAGTCAAGCCAGGACGAATTTTGTTTGAAATCGGTGGGGTTTCGGAAGAAATCGCCCGTGAAGCTATGCGTTTGGCTTCATTTAAACTGCCTATAAAAACTAAGTTTATTGTGCGCTCTCAACCACAGGAGCAGGAGTAA
- the rplC gene encoding 50S ribosomal protein L3: protein MSVGILGTKLGMTQIFDEAGVAIPVTVIQAGPCTVTQVKTKQTDGYFAIQVGFGEVKPKALNRPLLGHLAKSSAPALRHLNEYHTDSSSDYALGQQIKADIFSAGQIVDVVGTSIGRGFAGNQKRNNFGRGPMSHGSKNHRAPGSIGAGTTPGRVYPGKRMAGRLGGKRITIRKLTIVRVDAERNLLLIKGAIPGKPGALVSVVPAKVVG from the coding sequence GTGTCTGTAGGTATTCTCGGCACCAAGCTGGGCATGACCCAAATATTTGACGAAGCAGGAGTAGCCATTCCTGTGACTGTCATTCAAGCAGGGCCATGCACTGTTACACAAGTGAAAACGAAACAAACCGACGGTTACTTTGCCATTCAAGTTGGTTTTGGCGAAGTTAAACCAAAGGCACTAAACAGACCACTACTGGGTCATTTGGCTAAATCATCTGCCCCAGCATTGCGTCACCTAAATGAATATCACACTGATAGTTCTAGTGATTATGCTTTAGGTCAACAGATTAAAGCAGATATTTTTAGTGCGGGTCAAATTGTCGATGTAGTCGGCACAAGCATCGGTCGCGGTTTTGCAGGAAACCAGAAGCGCAACAACTTTGGTCGTGGGCCCATGTCACACGGTTCCAAAAACCACAGAGCGCCAGGTTCTATTGGTGCTGGTACAACACCAGGTCGTGTCTATCCAGGTAAACGGATGGCAGGGCGTTTAGGTGGTAAACGCATCACAATCCGTAAGCTGACCATAGTGCGAGTTGATGCAGAACGCAATTTATTGCTAATCAAGGGAGCCATTCCTGGTAAACCAGGCGCTCTAGTAAGTGTTGTACCTGCAAAAGTAGTGGGATAG
- the rpsS gene encoding 30S ribosomal protein S19 — MGRSLKKGPFVADHLLKKIEKLNENNRKEVIKTWSRASTILPLMVGHTIAVHNGRQHVPVFVNEQMVGHKLGEFAPTRTYRGHGKSDKKAGR; from the coding sequence ATGGGTCGTTCTCTAAAAAAAGGTCCTTTCGTTGCGGATCATCTCTTAAAGAAAATTGAAAAGCTCAACGAGAATAACAGAAAAGAAGTTATTAAAACTTGGTCAAGAGCTTCAACAATTTTGCCTCTAATGGTAGGTCATACCATAGCTGTTCACAACGGACGCCAACACGTTCCAGTTTTTGTAAATGAACAGATGGTAGGACACAAATTGGGTGAATTTGCCCCAACACGCACCTACAGGGGTCATGGAAAAAGCGACAAAAAAGCGGGTAGGTAG
- the rpmC gene encoding 50S ribosomal protein L29, with translation MPLPKISEARELSDEKLSEEIVAIKRQLFQLRLQKATRQLEKPHQFRQLRHRLAQLLTLETERKRAASQSAKEKK, from the coding sequence ATGCCTCTTCCCAAGATTTCAGAAGCAAGAGAATTAAGTGACGAGAAGCTTTCTGAAGAAATTGTCGCGATCAAAAGACAACTATTTCAGTTGCGCTTGCAAAAAGCTACAAGACAATTAGAAAAGCCTCATCAGTTCCGACAATTGCGCCACCGCCTAGCCCAGTTACTAACGCTAGAAACAGAACGCAAACGGGCAGCAAGTCAATCGGCTAAAGAAAAAAAGTAG
- the rplX gene encoding 50S ribosomal protein L24 — MATKQGTPKVFHKMHVKTGDTVQVIAGKDKGKVGEIIQALPQLSKVIVKGVNIKTKHVKPQQEGESGRIITQEFPIHSSNVMLYSTKQNVASRVCYTFTSEGKKVRKLKKTGEILDK, encoded by the coding sequence ATGGCAACCAAACAGGGTACGCCCAAAGTATTCCACAAAATGCATGTTAAAACTGGCGACACTGTACAAGTGATTGCTGGCAAAGACAAAGGAAAAGTTGGTGAAATTATCCAGGCACTTCCCCAACTGAGTAAAGTCATCGTCAAAGGTGTCAACATTAAAACCAAGCACGTAAAACCTCAGCAGGAAGGGGAATCAGGGCGAATTATTACCCAAGAATTCCCAATTCATAGCTCCAACGTGATGCTTTATTCCACCAAGCAAAACGTTGCTAGTCGTGTTTGTTATACCTTTACCTCAGAAGGTAAAAAAGTCAGAAAACTCAAGAAAACTGGCGAGATTCTGGATAAATAG
- a CDS encoding NACHT domain-containing protein, protein MNIDPVVNALKSIAKPAASLVINQAQRNETVVRTLKKFNFDPVQPPKDVDGVYVYSLIEYGVDKQEVLLNLFREREIKNAFWSAYTSKDPLGFYKVVEKFLQGKDSEFDIRLMRIELRAELEEFGEIFIKVAKRSKSTEFEPFPEWNLDEYPTEFKSLIKEKIRSFCGRQFVFDAFKQFCNKNRSGYFTVVGDAGMGKSTIAAKYVWDHKSPCYFNIRQTSSNRTELFLESIRKQLSKRYQLQNVEKANLADLLEQVSKKIPVSERLVIVVDALDEVEQEAGGNLLDLPTALPERVYFMLTRRPYTIDKKRLSAPDVTMEELDLRANDYVNLSREDIKQYIRFFLNYDEDHHKALRRWIKDGKIDDNDFVEQVATKSENNFMYLRYVLPGIAKGDYKDLKLMQLPNGLQDYYQVHWGRMGMDAKPQEVKVFILFILVEIGTPITWKMIADIAKQDEDDVQSVLEEWVEYLKQQDIKGEICYSIYHASFLDFLKAKRVLDSKRKLFQEVNQRIADYLIGKMA, encoded by the coding sequence ATGAATATTGACCCTGTAGTTAATGCACTTAAAAGTATTGCTAAACCTGCGGCTTCTCTAGTTATTAATCAAGCTCAACGCAATGAAACTGTAGTTAGAACTTTAAAAAAATTCAATTTTGACCCAGTACAACCGCCTAAAGATGTTGATGGTGTTTATGTTTATTCTTTAATTGAGTATGGTGTGGATAAGCAGGAAGTACTGCTGAATCTTTTTCGAGAAAGAGAAATTAAAAATGCTTTTTGGAGTGCTTATACTTCAAAGGATCCTTTGGGTTTCTACAAGGTAGTAGAAAAGTTTTTGCAGGGGAAAGATTCAGAATTTGATATCCGATTGATGAGAATTGAACTGCGAGCAGAGTTAGAGGAGTTTGGGGAAATATTTATTAAGGTTGCTAAAAGAAGTAAATCAACAGAGTTTGAACCTTTCCCTGAATGGAATTTAGATGAGTATCCAACAGAATTTAAGTCATTAATTAAAGAAAAAATTCGCTCGTTTTGTGGTCGTCAGTTTGTTTTTGACGCATTTAAGCAATTTTGCAATAAAAATCGCAGTGGTTATTTTACAGTAGTGGGTGATGCGGGGATGGGGAAGAGTACCATTGCTGCTAAATATGTCTGGGATCATAAATCACCATGCTATTTTAATATTCGCCAAACTAGTAGCAATCGAACGGAGCTATTTCTTGAAAGTATTCGCAAGCAATTAAGTAAGCGTTACCAGTTGCAGAATGTCGAGAAGGCTAATTTAGCTGATTTACTAGAACAAGTTAGTAAGAAAATTCCTGTTAGTGAACGTCTGGTAATTGTAGTTGATGCTTTGGATGAAGTGGAGCAAGAAGCTGGGGGTAATCTTTTAGATTTACCAACGGCGCTACCAGAACGTGTCTATTTTATGCTGACTAGACGACCATATACTATAGATAAAAAACGCTTGTCTGCACCAGATGTGACGATGGAGGAGCTAGATTTAAGGGCAAATGACTATGTTAATTTGAGCCGTGAAGATATCAAACAGTATATTAGGTTCTTTTTGAATTACGATGAAGACCATCATAAGGCACTTAGACGATGGATTAAAGACGGCAAAATTGATGATAATGATTTTGTTGAGCAGGTAGCAACCAAGAGTGAAAATAATTTTATGTACCTGCGCTATGTCTTGCCAGGAATTGCTAAAGGTGACTATAAAGACCTGAAGTTAATGCAATTACCCAATGGTCTTCAGGACTATTATCAAGTTCATTGGGGACGTATGGGGATGGATGCAAAGCCCCAAGAAGTAAAAGTATTTATCCTGTTTATTTTAGTGGAGATTGGCACACCAATTACCTGGAAGATGATAGCAGATATTGCCAAACAGGATGAAGATGATGTGCAATCAGTTTTAGAAGAGTGGGTTGAATATTTGAAGCAGCAGGATATCAAAGGAGAAATCTGCTATAGCATTTATCACGCTAGTTTTTTAGACTTTTTGAAAGCAAAACGGGTTTTGGATTCCAAACGGAAGCTATTTCAAGAGGTTAATCAACGCATTGCAGACTACCTTATCGGGAAGATGGCGTGA
- a CDS encoding GDSL-type esterase/lipase family protein, producing MHTFVASSSMQLSVPPNHFQPMKIVALGDSLIYGFGDPEKGGWIEQLRRWWMLPDSAGHVLYNLGVRGDRTQQVAQRLEVEFRHRGELRNRVPDLIILSVGVNDSARLARPDGRSYTDFALFEKEIATLLDLAQQLCPVLFVGMVPVDEAKMPFLDCFYYNHTDQYRYKEATRIACTKRQIPYLDIFEQWMERGENWRLKRLSEDGLHPNTLGYQALLEDVINWDAIATYHSKFDYQLERS from the coding sequence ATGCACACATTTGTAGCTTCTTCCTCAATGCAGCTGTCTGTACCACCAAATCACTTTCAGCCCATGAAGATTGTCGCACTGGGGGACAGCTTAATTTATGGATTCGGCGACCCGGAAAAAGGAGGCTGGATTGAGCAACTACGGCGATGGTGGATGTTGCCGGATAGTGCGGGTCATGTTCTTTATAATTTAGGCGTAAGAGGCGATCGCACGCAACAAGTAGCCCAAAGGCTAGAAGTTGAATTCCGCCACCGGGGTGAACTACGAAACCGTGTTCCTGACTTGATTATTTTATCAGTAGGCGTAAATGACTCAGCGCGGTTGGCGCGTCCCGATGGCCGAAGTTACACAGATTTTGCATTGTTTGAAAAGGAAATTGCAACTCTTTTAGATTTAGCACAGCAACTATGTCCTGTGTTATTTGTGGGCATGGTGCCAGTGGATGAAGCCAAGATGCCATTTTTAGATTGTTTTTACTATAATCATACCGATCAGTATCGCTACAAAGAAGCAACTCGCATTGCTTGTACTAAACGGCAGATTCCCTATTTAGATATTTTTGAGCAATGGATGGAACGTGGTGAAAATTGGCGGCTTAAACGCTTGAGTGAAGATGGTCTACATCCCAATACACTAGGTTATCAAGCTTTGCTAGAAGATGTGATCAATTGGGATGCTATAGCAACTTACCATTCTAAATTTGATTACCAGCTTGAGCGATCGTAA
- the rpsQ gene encoding 30S ribosomal protein S17 yields the protein MAVKERVGLVVSDKMQKTVVVAIENRAPHPKYGKIVVNTQRYKVHDEENKCKVGDRVRIQETRPLSKTKRWKITEVLNVKPT from the coding sequence ATGGCAGTTAAAGAACGAGTTGGCTTGGTAGTGAGCGATAAAATGCAAAAAACTGTGGTAGTTGCCATAGAAAACCGCGCTCCTCACCCCAAGTACGGCAAGATTGTGGTTAACACCCAACGATATAAAGTTCACGACGAAGAAAATAAGTGTAAAGTAGGCGATCGCGTTCGCATTCAGGAAACTAGACCCCTGAGCAAAACCAAGCGCTGGAAAATCACAGAAGTCCTGAACGTCAAGCCTACTTAA
- the rplD gene encoding 50S ribosomal protein L4 — MVESVVKNWQGEQVGETTFELRVAKEETASHIVHRALVRQLTNARQGNASTKTRAEVRGGGRKPWRQKGTGRARAGSIRSPLWRGGGVIFGPKPRDFDLKLNRKERRLALRTAFVGRIEDLIVVEEFSTELSRPKTKELVAALARWGVVPESKALLILSAIADTDNVYLSARNIENLKLIAADQLNVFDLLHADKIVVTASALEKIQEVYSA; from the coding sequence ATGGTTGAAAGCGTAGTTAAAAATTGGCAAGGAGAACAGGTCGGTGAGACGACCTTCGAGTTGCGCGTTGCCAAAGAAGAAACAGCGTCTCATATCGTGCATCGTGCCTTGGTACGGCAATTGACTAATGCTCGTCAAGGAAATGCCAGTACAAAAACTCGTGCTGAAGTCAGAGGTGGTGGCCGTAAACCTTGGCGGCAAAAAGGTACTGGTCGCGCTCGTGCAGGGTCTATTCGTTCACCATTGTGGCGTGGTGGTGGTGTGATCTTTGGGCCAAAGCCTAGAGATTTCGACCTGAAGTTGAACCGCAAAGAGCGACGTTTAGCACTGCGGACAGCATTTGTCGGTCGTATTGAAGACTTAATCGTAGTAGAAGAATTTAGCACCGAGCTATCTCGCCCCAAAACTAAAGAATTAGTAGCAGCCCTTGCCCGTTGGGGAGTAGTACCAGAAAGCAAGGCACTGTTAATTTTGTCTGCAATTGCGGATACAGATAATGTTTATTTGTCAGCCCGCAACATTGAAAATTTAAAACTAATTGCAGCCGACCAGTTAAATGTTTTTGATTTACTGCACGCTGACAAAATTGTAGTTACGGCATCAGCCCTAGAAAAAATTCAGGAGGTCTACAGTGCCTAG
- a CDS encoding AMIN domain-containing protein: protein MNQVKTRQFCQWRKQLFSISILSFYAAIALETCTTAATPVAKLENWRFSPKTQQLEITLSAGTTPRYFYLAQPSRLVVDIPNTKLGKVTTQQNYSGSIKSIRVSQLNANDTRIVLDLAPGTVLNPKQIQLQPVSRKNFTRWVLRSVISGKTTAVKPANSPPSPKKQPQTPKKPPTNLPVTTNNLKAPLLTVPPISNNLPSTITNSSGQPFVTVPPLTPNTSSQQPALILPPPSFPNKPGNLNSIPSFGMSQFPVPNIPNVPNPQVIEFGQPLPKNR from the coding sequence ATGAATCAGGTAAAGACTAGGCAATTTTGCCAATGGCGCAAGCAGCTATTTAGCATCAGTATATTAAGTTTTTATGCAGCGATCGCCCTCGAAACTTGCACTACTGCTGCTACACCAGTGGCAAAGCTAGAAAATTGGCGTTTTTCCCCAAAAACACAGCAACTCGAAATCACCCTCTCAGCAGGCACAACCCCCCGTTATTTCTACCTGGCACAACCCTCTCGTCTGGTTGTAGATATACCGAATACTAAGTTGGGCAAAGTTACCACACAACAAAATTATTCTGGATCAATCAAAAGCATTCGCGTTTCTCAACTGAATGCAAATGATACACGCATTGTCCTAGATTTAGCACCAGGGACTGTTTTAAATCCCAAACAGATACAACTGCAACCCGTTTCCCGAAAAAACTTCACTCGCTGGGTATTACGTTCGGTTATTTCTGGTAAAACTACTGCCGTGAAACCAGCGAACTCCCCACCTTCACCCAAGAAACAACCTCAAACACCCAAAAAGCCGCCTACTAACCTACCCGTAACCACTAATAATCTAAAAGCACCCTTACTCACAGTTCCGCCTATATCAAATAACCTGCCCTCAACAATTACTAATAGCTCAGGGCAGCCTTTTGTCACTGTACCTCCCCTAACTCCTAATACATCCTCTCAACAACCTGCTTTAATTCTTCCCCCTCCGTCTTTCCCAAATAAACCCGGTAACTTGAATAGCATTCCTTCTTTCGGTATGTCACAATTTCCAGTTCCAAACATTCCCAATGTTCCCAATCCCCAGGTAATCGAGTTTGGTCAACCCCTTCCTAAAAATAGGTAG
- the rpsC gene encoding 30S ribosomal protein S3 → MGQKIHPVGFRLGITHEHQSRWFAVPDRYPELLQEDYKLRQYIEQKLGRQAQNNAGISEVRIERKADQIDLEVRTARPGVVVGRGGQGIESLRTGLQGVLGGNRQIRINVVEVQRVDADAYLIAEYIAQQLERRVSFRRVVRQSIQRAQRAGVQGIKIQVSGRLNGAEIARTEWTREGRVPLHTLRADIDYSYCTAKTVYGILGIKVWVFKGEIIPGQEPDPLPPVSRDRERDPRDRDREPRRRQQQRRRQQFEDRSNEG, encoded by the coding sequence GTGGGACAGAAGATTCATCCAGTTGGTTTTCGCCTGGGTATTACACATGAACATCAATCCCGTTGGTTTGCTGTTCCTGACCGCTATCCAGAACTTTTACAAGAAGACTACAAACTCCGTCAATACATAGAACAAAAGCTGGGTAGACAGGCTCAAAACAACGCCGGAATTTCCGAAGTGCGGATTGAGCGCAAAGCCGACCAAATTGACTTAGAAGTACGTACAGCTAGGCCAGGCGTAGTAGTGGGTCGTGGTGGACAAGGTATTGAATCCTTACGTACCGGACTCCAAGGAGTGTTAGGTGGTAATCGCCAAATTCGGATCAACGTAGTTGAAGTTCAACGAGTTGATGCTGATGCCTACCTAATTGCGGAATACATTGCTCAACAATTGGAACGCCGGGTTTCCTTTCGTCGAGTAGTGCGGCAATCAATTCAGCGTGCCCAACGCGCTGGTGTTCAAGGTATTAAAATTCAAGTCAGCGGACGGCTAAACGGTGCAGAAATTGCCCGGACAGAGTGGACTCGTGAAGGTAGAGTACCTTTACATACCTTACGGGCTGATATTGACTACTCTTATTGCACGGCAAAAACTGTTTACGGCATTTTGGGTATCAAGGTTTGGGTGTTTAAGGGAGAAATTATTCCTGGACAGGAACCAGATCCACTACCACCAGTAAGCCGCGATCGCGAACGTGACCCCCGCGATCGCGATCGTGAACCCCGTCGTCGTCAACAACAACGTCGTCGCCAGCAATTTGAAGACCGATCAAATGAAGGATAA
- the rplV gene encoding 50S ribosomal protein L22: MATNTTEVKAIARFIRISAYKVRRVLDQIRGRSYREALIILEFMPYRATEPILKVLRSAAANAEHNAGLDRTQLVITQAYADQGPPLKRFQPRAQGRAYQIRKPTCHITVAVGAAPEK, encoded by the coding sequence ATGGCTACTAATACTACTGAAGTAAAAGCGATCGCTCGTTTTATCCGCATCTCGGCTTACAAAGTGCGTCGGGTACTCGATCAAATCCGGGGGCGCTCGTACCGAGAAGCGCTAATCATCTTGGAATTCATGCCCTATCGCGCCACTGAACCCATATTGAAGGTTCTCAGAAGCGCTGCTGCTAATGCTGAACACAACGCTGGGTTAGATCGGACTCAACTAGTGATTACTCAGGCTTATGCCGATCAAGGGCCACCGTTGAAGCGGTTCCAACCAAGAGCGCAAGGTCGAGCTTACCAAATTCGCAAGCCGACGTGTCATATTACTGTGGCCGTTGGAGCCGCACCAGAAAAATAA